From one Phytohabitans houttuyneae genomic stretch:
- the rho gene encoding transcription termination factor Rho: MSDTTDVTSDVTNVADQAATGTARRARRGTGLSAMLLPELQSLAASLGISGTARMRKGELIAAISERQGGGADGASGAPRQRAEVAAAVAPVREEVRADVRDTVETERRGGDVPVTSPEPSSDGEEREPRSRRASRPAGPPESRSEGNADETERTDRGDRGDRGDRGERGERNERGDRESRGGRDRNERGQRGDRGDRAEQRNERNDRDRDRDRADDDDGDDGSGRRSRRSRFRDRRRGRGERSEGSGSGGGNEPQVTEDDVLVPVAGIVDVLDNYAFVRTTGYLSGPNDVYVSMSQVKKYGLRRGDAVTGAVRATREGEQRRDKYNPLVRLDAINGMDPDEARRRPEFYKLTPLYPQERLRLETEPHILTTRVIDLVMPIGKGQRALIVSPPKAGKTMVLQAIANAITHNNPECHLMVVLVDERPEEVTDMQRSVKGEVVAATFDRPPQDHTTVAELAIERAKRLVELGHDVVVLLDSVTRLGRSYNLAAPASGRIMSGGIDSTALYPPKRFLGAARNIENGGSLTILATALVETGSMMDTVIFEEFKGTGNAELKLDRKIADKRVFPAIDINPSGTRKEEILLAPEELAISHKLRKVLHSLESQAALDLLLDRLKQTRTNIEFLMQIAKSTPGE, from the coding sequence TTGAGCGACACTACCGACGTGACGTCGGATGTCACCAACGTCGCTGACCAGGCCGCCACCGGCACCGCGCGCCGCGCGCGCCGTGGCACCGGGCTGTCGGCGATGCTGTTGCCGGAGCTGCAGAGCCTGGCCGCGTCGCTCGGCATCTCGGGCACCGCCCGGATGCGAAAAGGCGAGCTGATCGCCGCTATCTCCGAGCGCCAGGGCGGCGGCGCCGATGGTGCCTCCGGTGCCCCGCGCCAGCGGGCCGAGGTCGCGGCTGCGGTCGCACCCGTTCGTGAAGAGGTGCGCGCCGACGTTCGCGACACCGTTGAGACCGAGCGTCGTGGCGGCGACGTGCCCGTGACCTCCCCCGAGCCGTCGTCTGACGGCGAGGAGCGCGAGCCGCGCTCGCGCCGGGCCAGTCGGCCCGCGGGCCCTCCGGAGTCCCGCAGCGAAGGCAACGCCGACGAGACCGAGCGCACCGACCGGGGCGACCGTGGTGACCGCGGCGACCGTGGCGAGCGGGGCGAGCGCAACGAGCGGGGTGACCGCGAGTCGCGCGGCGGCCGTGACCGCAACGAGCGTGGCCAGCGGGGTGACCGTGGCGACCGCGCCGAGCAGCGCAACGAGCGCAACGACCGGGATCGCGACCGTGACCGCGCCGACGACGACGACGGCGACGATGGCAGCGGCCGGCGGAGCCGGCGCAGCCGCTTCCGCGACCGCCGGCGTGGCCGGGGCGAGCGGAGCGAAGGCAGCGGCAGCGGCGGGGGCAACGAGCCGCAGGTGACCGAGGACGACGTGCTCGTGCCGGTCGCCGGCATCGTCGACGTCCTCGACAACTACGCGTTCGTCCGCACGACGGGTTACCTGTCCGGCCCCAACGACGTCTACGTCTCCATGTCGCAGGTCAAGAAGTACGGCCTGCGCCGGGGCGACGCGGTGACCGGCGCGGTGCGCGCCACCCGCGAGGGCGAGCAGCGCCGCGACAAGTACAACCCGCTGGTCCGGCTCGACGCCATCAACGGCATGGACCCGGACGAGGCGCGGCGGCGCCCCGAGTTCTACAAGCTGACCCCGCTCTACCCGCAGGAGCGCCTGCGGCTGGAGACCGAGCCGCACATCCTGACGACCCGGGTCATCGACCTGGTCATGCCGATCGGCAAGGGGCAGCGCGCGCTGATCGTCTCACCGCCCAAGGCGGGTAAGACGATGGTGCTGCAGGCGATCGCCAACGCGATCACCCACAACAACCCCGAGTGCCACCTCATGGTCGTGCTCGTCGACGAGCGGCCCGAAGAGGTCACCGACATGCAGCGGTCGGTCAAGGGCGAGGTCGTCGCGGCCACGTTCGACCGCCCGCCGCAGGACCACACCACTGTCGCCGAGCTGGCGATCGAGCGGGCCAAGCGCCTTGTCGAGCTGGGCCACGACGTGGTCGTGCTGCTCGACTCGGTGACCCGGCTCGGCCGGTCGTACAACCTGGCGGCGCCGGCGAGTGGCCGCATCATGTCGGGTGGTATCGACTCGACCGCGCTCTACCCGCCGAAGCGCTTCCTCGGTGCCGCGCGCAACATCGAAAACGGCGGCTCCCTGACCATCCTCGCCACCGCGCTGGTGGAGACCGGCTCCATGATGGACACGGTCATCTTCGAGGAGTTCAAGGGCACGGGTAACGCGGAGCTCAAGCTCGACCGCAAGATCGCCGACAAGCGCGTCTTCCCGGCGATCGACATCAACCCGTCCGGCACGCGTAAGGAAGAGATCCTGCTCGCGCCGGAGGAGTTGGCGATCTCGCACAAGCTGCGCAAGGTGCTCCACTCGCTGGAGTCGCAGGCCGCACTCGACCTGCTGCTCGACCGCCTCAAGCAGACGCGGACCAACATCGAGTTCCTGATGCAGATCGCGAAGTCCACGCCGGGCGAGTAG